The following proteins are encoded in a genomic region of Rhinolophus ferrumequinum isolate MPI-CBG mRhiFer1 chromosome 17, mRhiFer1_v1.p, whole genome shotgun sequence:
- the CSPG5 gene encoding chondroitin sulfate proteoglycan 5 isoform X2 has protein sequence MGRAGGRGRGPPPLLLLLGATLVLVSGAAPAREAGSAVEANERVKSTQAWEPHANITRENASPPAAGEDATSWTVPEGEQAVVGAGVGPEDVLEASAAVTGSVWLDADSPGLGGVTAEAGSGDTQALPATLPASDEALGQSSMPPTIPEATEAIGPPSPTPAHKLSSGPELPRENPLEVWLNLGGSTPDPHGPEPTYPIQGTLEPQPASDIIDIEYFEGLDGEGRGGDLESFPESPGTSEHHPDNGGETPSWSLLDLYDDFTPFDESDFYPTTSFYDDLEEEEEEEEDGKATVGGGDLEDDNDFLEPSEKPGLGAGTGQPTSRWHAVPPQHTLGMVPGSSIALRPGPGEPGRDLAPSVNGTECRSGFVRHNGSCRSVCDLFPSYCHNGGQCYLVENIGAFCRCNTQDYIWHKGTRCESIITDFQVMCVAVGSAALVLLLLFMMTVFFAKKLYLLKTENTKLRRTNKFRTPSELHNDNFSLSTIAEGSHPNVRKLCDTPRTFSPHARALAHYDNVVCQDDPSAPHKIQEVLKSCLKEEESFNIQNSMSPKLEGGKGDQADLEEGKNTK, from the exons ATGGGTCGAGCtgggggccggggccgggggccGCCGCCGCTGCTGTTGCTTCTGGGGGCCACGCTTGTCCTCGTCTCCGGTGCCGCGCCGG CGCGTGAGGCGGGCAGCGCCGTCGAGGCCAACGAGCGCGTGAAGAGCACCCAGGCGTGGGAGCCGCATGCCAACATCACGCGGGAGAATGCCAGCCCACCAGCAGCTGGGGAAGATGCAACCTCGTGGACCGTGCCTGAAGGCGAGCAGGCCGTGGTGGGCGCTGGGGTCGGGCCAGAGGATGTGTTGGAGGCGTCAGCAGCGGTGACTGGCTCCGTCTGGCTGGATGCCGACAGCCCAGGCCTGGGCGGAGTGACTGCAGAGGCGGGCAGTGGAGACACCCAGGCCCTTCCAGCCACGCTCCCGGCTTCAGACGAAGCCCTGGGACAGTCATCCATGCCTCCCACCATCCCTGAGGCTACAGAGGCCATCGGACCACCCTCCCCAACTCCTGCCCACAAGCTGAGCTCAGGCCCAGAACTCCCCAGGGAGAACCCCTTGGAGGTTTGGCTGAACCTGGGAGGCAGCACACCTGACCCTCATGGGCCAGAGCCCACGTACCCCATTCAGGGCACACTGGAGCCCCAACCGGCATCAGATATAATTGACATCGAGTACTTCGAAGGATTGGATGGTGAGGGCCGTGGCGGGGACCTGGAGAGCTTCCCGGAGTCTCCAGGAACCTCAGAGCACCACCCAGATAATGGGGGGGAGACCCCTTCTTGGAGCTTGCTTGACTTATATGATGACTTCACCCCCTTTGACGAATCTGATTTCTACCCCACCACGTCCTTCTATGACGacttggaggaagaggaggaagaagaggaggatggCAAGGCCACAGTGGGAGGTGGGGACCTAGAAGATGACAATGACTTTCTAGAGCCCAGTGAgaagcctgggctgggggctgggacagGCCAGCCCACCAGTCGGTGGCATGCTGTCCCTCCACAGCATACTCTGGGCATGGTCCCCGGCAGCAGCATTGCCCTCCGGCCGGGCCCTGGAGAGCCAGGCAGGGACCTGGCCCCAAGCGTGAATGGCACTGAGTGCCGCAGCGGGTTTGTGCGGCATAATGGCTCCTGCCGGTCAGTGTGCGACCTCTTCCCAAGTTACTGTCACAATGGCGGCCAGTGCTACCTGGTGGAGAACATAGGGGCGTTCTGCAG GTGCAACACGCAGGACTACATCTGGCACAAGGGGACACGCTGTGAGTCCATCATCACCGACTTCCAGGTGATGTGCGTGGCCGTGGGCTCGGCCGCCCTCGTCCTGCTCCTGCTCTTCATGATGACGGTGTTCTTCGCCAAGAAGCTCTATCTGCTCAAGACGGAGAACACCAAGCTGCGTAGGACCAA CAAATTCCGGACCCCATCTGAGCTCCACAACGATAACTTCTCCCTCTCCACCATTGCTGAGGGCTCTCACCCAAATGTAAGGAAACTTTGCGACACTCCCCGTACCTTCTCCCCCCATGCCCGTGCCTTGGCTCACTATGATAACGTTGTCTGTCAG gaTGATCCTAGTGCTCCCCACAAAATCCAAGAAGTTCTCAAGTCCTGCCTGAAAGAGGAGGAGTCATTTAACATCCAGAACTCCATGTCGCCCAAACTCGAGGGTGGCAAAGGTGACCAGGCTGATTTGGAG gagggaaaaaacacaaaataa
- the CSPG5 gene encoding chondroitin sulfate proteoglycan 5 isoform X3, with the protein MGRAGGRGRGPPPLLLLLGATLVLVSGAAPAREAGSAVEANERVKSTQAWEPHANITRENASPPAAGEDATSWTVPEGEQAVVGAGVGPEDVLEASAAVTGSVWLDADSPGLGGVTAEAGSGDTQALPATLPASDEALGQSSMPPTIPEATEAIGPPSPTPAHKLSSGPELPRENPLEVWLNLGGSTPDPHGPEPTYPIQGTLEPQPASDIIDIEYFEGLDGEGRGGDLESFPESPGTSEHHPDNGGETPSWSLLDLYDDFTPFDESDFYPTTSFYDDLEEEEEEEEDGKATVGGGDLEDDNDFLEPSEKPGLGAGTGQPTSRWHAVPPQHTLGMVPGSSIALRPGPGEPGRDLAPSVNGTECRSGFVRHNGSCRSVCDLFPSYCHNGGQCYLVENIGAFCRCNTQDYIWHKGTRCESIITDFQVMCVAVGSAALVLLLLFMMTVFFAKKLYLLKTENTKLRRTNKFRTPSELHNDNFSLSTIAEGSHPNDDPSAPHKIQEVLKSCLKEEESFNIQNSMSPKLEGGKGDQADLEVNCLQNNLT; encoded by the exons ATGGGTCGAGCtgggggccggggccgggggccGCCGCCGCTGCTGTTGCTTCTGGGGGCCACGCTTGTCCTCGTCTCCGGTGCCGCGCCGG CGCGTGAGGCGGGCAGCGCCGTCGAGGCCAACGAGCGCGTGAAGAGCACCCAGGCGTGGGAGCCGCATGCCAACATCACGCGGGAGAATGCCAGCCCACCAGCAGCTGGGGAAGATGCAACCTCGTGGACCGTGCCTGAAGGCGAGCAGGCCGTGGTGGGCGCTGGGGTCGGGCCAGAGGATGTGTTGGAGGCGTCAGCAGCGGTGACTGGCTCCGTCTGGCTGGATGCCGACAGCCCAGGCCTGGGCGGAGTGACTGCAGAGGCGGGCAGTGGAGACACCCAGGCCCTTCCAGCCACGCTCCCGGCTTCAGACGAAGCCCTGGGACAGTCATCCATGCCTCCCACCATCCCTGAGGCTACAGAGGCCATCGGACCACCCTCCCCAACTCCTGCCCACAAGCTGAGCTCAGGCCCAGAACTCCCCAGGGAGAACCCCTTGGAGGTTTGGCTGAACCTGGGAGGCAGCACACCTGACCCTCATGGGCCAGAGCCCACGTACCCCATTCAGGGCACACTGGAGCCCCAACCGGCATCAGATATAATTGACATCGAGTACTTCGAAGGATTGGATGGTGAGGGCCGTGGCGGGGACCTGGAGAGCTTCCCGGAGTCTCCAGGAACCTCAGAGCACCACCCAGATAATGGGGGGGAGACCCCTTCTTGGAGCTTGCTTGACTTATATGATGACTTCACCCCCTTTGACGAATCTGATTTCTACCCCACCACGTCCTTCTATGACGacttggaggaagaggaggaagaagaggaggatggCAAGGCCACAGTGGGAGGTGGGGACCTAGAAGATGACAATGACTTTCTAGAGCCCAGTGAgaagcctgggctgggggctgggacagGCCAGCCCACCAGTCGGTGGCATGCTGTCCCTCCACAGCATACTCTGGGCATGGTCCCCGGCAGCAGCATTGCCCTCCGGCCGGGCCCTGGAGAGCCAGGCAGGGACCTGGCCCCAAGCGTGAATGGCACTGAGTGCCGCAGCGGGTTTGTGCGGCATAATGGCTCCTGCCGGTCAGTGTGCGACCTCTTCCCAAGTTACTGTCACAATGGCGGCCAGTGCTACCTGGTGGAGAACATAGGGGCGTTCTGCAG GTGCAACACGCAGGACTACATCTGGCACAAGGGGACACGCTGTGAGTCCATCATCACCGACTTCCAGGTGATGTGCGTGGCCGTGGGCTCGGCCGCCCTCGTCCTGCTCCTGCTCTTCATGATGACGGTGTTCTTCGCCAAGAAGCTCTATCTGCTCAAGACGGAGAACACCAAGCTGCGTAGGACCAA CAAATTCCGGACCCCATCTGAGCTCCACAACGATAACTTCTCCCTCTCCACCATTGCTGAGGGCTCTCACCCAAAT gaTGATCCTAGTGCTCCCCACAAAATCCAAGAAGTTCTCAAGTCCTGCCTGAAAGAGGAGGAGTCATTTAACATCCAGAACTCCATGTCGCCCAAACTCGAGGGTGGCAAAGGTGACCAGGCTGATTTGGAGGTGAACTGTCTTCAAAATAACTTAACCTAA
- the CSPG5 gene encoding chondroitin sulfate proteoglycan 5 isoform X1, with translation MGRAGGRGRGPPPLLLLLGATLVLVSGAAPAREAGSAVEANERVKSTQAWEPHANITRENASPPAAGEDATSWTVPEGEQAVVGAGVGPEDVLEASAAVTGSVWLDADSPGLGGVTAEAGSGDTQALPATLPASDEALGQSSMPPTIPEATEAIGPPSPTPAHKLSSGPELPRENPLEVWLNLGGSTPDPHGPEPTYPIQGTLEPQPASDIIDIEYFEGLDGEGRGGDLESFPESPGTSEHHPDNGGETPSWSLLDLYDDFTPFDESDFYPTTSFYDDLEEEEEEEEDGKATVGGGDLEDDNDFLEPSEKPGLGAGTGQPTSRWHAVPPQHTLGMVPGSSIALRPGPGEPGRDLAPSVNGTECRSGFVRHNGSCRSVCDLFPSYCHNGGQCYLVENIGAFCRCNTQDYIWHKGTRCESIITDFQVMCVAVGSAALVLLLLFMMTVFFAKKLYLLKTENTKLRRTNKFRTPSELHNDNFSLSTIAEGSHPNVRKLCDTPRTFSPHARALAHYDNVVCQDDPSAPHKIQEVLKSCLKEEESFNIQNSMSPKLEGGKGDQADLEVNCLQNNLT, from the exons ATGGGTCGAGCtgggggccggggccgggggccGCCGCCGCTGCTGTTGCTTCTGGGGGCCACGCTTGTCCTCGTCTCCGGTGCCGCGCCGG CGCGTGAGGCGGGCAGCGCCGTCGAGGCCAACGAGCGCGTGAAGAGCACCCAGGCGTGGGAGCCGCATGCCAACATCACGCGGGAGAATGCCAGCCCACCAGCAGCTGGGGAAGATGCAACCTCGTGGACCGTGCCTGAAGGCGAGCAGGCCGTGGTGGGCGCTGGGGTCGGGCCAGAGGATGTGTTGGAGGCGTCAGCAGCGGTGACTGGCTCCGTCTGGCTGGATGCCGACAGCCCAGGCCTGGGCGGAGTGACTGCAGAGGCGGGCAGTGGAGACACCCAGGCCCTTCCAGCCACGCTCCCGGCTTCAGACGAAGCCCTGGGACAGTCATCCATGCCTCCCACCATCCCTGAGGCTACAGAGGCCATCGGACCACCCTCCCCAACTCCTGCCCACAAGCTGAGCTCAGGCCCAGAACTCCCCAGGGAGAACCCCTTGGAGGTTTGGCTGAACCTGGGAGGCAGCACACCTGACCCTCATGGGCCAGAGCCCACGTACCCCATTCAGGGCACACTGGAGCCCCAACCGGCATCAGATATAATTGACATCGAGTACTTCGAAGGATTGGATGGTGAGGGCCGTGGCGGGGACCTGGAGAGCTTCCCGGAGTCTCCAGGAACCTCAGAGCACCACCCAGATAATGGGGGGGAGACCCCTTCTTGGAGCTTGCTTGACTTATATGATGACTTCACCCCCTTTGACGAATCTGATTTCTACCCCACCACGTCCTTCTATGACGacttggaggaagaggaggaagaagaggaggatggCAAGGCCACAGTGGGAGGTGGGGACCTAGAAGATGACAATGACTTTCTAGAGCCCAGTGAgaagcctgggctgggggctgggacagGCCAGCCCACCAGTCGGTGGCATGCTGTCCCTCCACAGCATACTCTGGGCATGGTCCCCGGCAGCAGCATTGCCCTCCGGCCGGGCCCTGGAGAGCCAGGCAGGGACCTGGCCCCAAGCGTGAATGGCACTGAGTGCCGCAGCGGGTTTGTGCGGCATAATGGCTCCTGCCGGTCAGTGTGCGACCTCTTCCCAAGTTACTGTCACAATGGCGGCCAGTGCTACCTGGTGGAGAACATAGGGGCGTTCTGCAG GTGCAACACGCAGGACTACATCTGGCACAAGGGGACACGCTGTGAGTCCATCATCACCGACTTCCAGGTGATGTGCGTGGCCGTGGGCTCGGCCGCCCTCGTCCTGCTCCTGCTCTTCATGATGACGGTGTTCTTCGCCAAGAAGCTCTATCTGCTCAAGACGGAGAACACCAAGCTGCGTAGGACCAA CAAATTCCGGACCCCATCTGAGCTCCACAACGATAACTTCTCCCTCTCCACCATTGCTGAGGGCTCTCACCCAAATGTAAGGAAACTTTGCGACACTCCCCGTACCTTCTCCCCCCATGCCCGTGCCTTGGCTCACTATGATAACGTTGTCTGTCAG gaTGATCCTAGTGCTCCCCACAAAATCCAAGAAGTTCTCAAGTCCTGCCTGAAAGAGGAGGAGTCATTTAACATCCAGAACTCCATGTCGCCCAAACTCGAGGGTGGCAAAGGTGACCAGGCTGATTTGGAGGTGAACTGTCTTCAAAATAACTTAACCTAA